The Pirellulales bacterium genomic sequence AGGGCCCTTTGAACACGAGTTACGCTGTCTGATTGCGTCCCAAATTCACGGTGATTCTTGATTTTATTCAAAAACCATTTGCCTGCAGATTGAAGTAAGATAAAATTCTGTGGGACAATCTACGCGGAGGTCGAAATGAAATACTTGCTCATGTGTGTCAGTTCTGCCGCACTGGCAATGGGAGGCATGTTGTCGACCGCCGCGGCACAACAACCCTTTTCGAATACTCAATCCTCGCCAACTGTCAGCCCGTATTTGAATTTAACGACTCGCCAGGGTGGTGGCGGAAACGTTCCTGGCGCCTACCAAACGCTGGTTCAGCCATTTATTCAGCAACAACAAACCAATCTTCAACAACAGCAACAACTTCAAAGCTTGCAAAAGCAACAGCAAACAAGCTTGACGGGGCCTGAACGCCGGGGCATTTCCAGCGAAATCCGCGGCACCGGCCATGTAACTACCTATATGGACTATCTGCACTACTACGCAAGGCCCGCAAGCGGCACCCCGCAAGCGCCACGCCAGTAGCAATCGATTGTTTTCTCGGACCCGCCCCGGAAACGTCCGAAAACGGCTCGTTGCTCTCATCCTCAGCCCATCCCACGCAGAATCTGCCGCCGGCGAATCTCCGACCAAACAACGGCTTTGCAGGCCGATTTTTGGAAGCGCGGCCCCGCGCATCGAGCCCGGTTGTTTCAGTCCGGCAATTCGGCCGTGTAAAATCAAGTTGCCTGTGACCTTATTTTTACTGGCGTTTTCGGCGCAGATGTGAAATAATGAGTTGGGCAGGCAGCTTTCCCCATCCGGGCCTGAAAGAAGAGGAACGGCGTATGAAACTGCGCAAATTCGATGTTCTCTCCCTGCATGCAGGGCACATCTTAGGGAACGTCAAAAAACAGAACCGGCCCGCCTTCACGCTCGTGGAATTGCTGGTGGTAATCACCATTATCGGCATGTTGGCGGCGCTATTGTTCCCGGCCGTAAACAGTGCGCGCGAGGCGGCACACCGTGTGACGTGCATGAACAATCAGCGGAATTTCGCGCTCGCCATGCACGAACACAACTTTTTCCACACAGATGACGGCTATTTTCCGGGCTATCGACAGATTTTGAAAGTGACCGATGCCACCACGGGAAATACTACAGATCTGGCCGTGGTCAACTGGCAAGTCATCCTCATGCAGCACATGCGGCCCGATGTTTATCAGGCCATCACCACCGGCGCGATGGGCCAATCGACGAGCGCCACTCCGCAATTGCCGTATTGGGATATTTCTGTTTGCCCCAGCGACAGTACCATTCAAGGGCATACCAGCCCTTGGACCAGTTATGTGGCGAATACAGGCTTGATCGATTCCCCAGCTCCTAACTCATCCGGTACGTACACGGTCAACATTGGTGGAAACCCTCTGCCCACTTGGACTCCGCCTCCATTTCCCATCGAATCGACCGCCAATGGCATTTTCCAAGATGCTGTTTTAGGAGCGACGGTTACAGTCATCGCCGGCACGCCGCCGAGCGTGACAGTAGTTCAACCGAAAGTGAAAGTGGACTTCAGAGATTCGCGGTCAACAACGCTGATGTTTACAGAAAATCTCGACGCTCATTTTTACACCGCTTACGATTCAACCAATAACACGATTCCCTTGCTTACCGTACCCACTACCGCGGGAACTGTCACAGCGGCGCAACAAGGCCAGTGGTTATCGTACTTGAATCAGCAACAATATGGCGATTGCTGGGAGCGCGGCGCCGGATTTATCTGGTGGGATACCTCCACTGCTAACTCGGCGAATCCGCCAAGCTATCCAACTAACACGGCGCCTCCTTATGTTGTGGCCGGAATCAATGGCGCCAAGGGAGATTACGATCCGGGCAGCCTCGGCTGGCCTGCCAATCCATCCGACGCCTTAACGGCGCCTGTTAATCCTCCGACAGTGCCGACCGTGAACAGCAACTACGCAGCGCGGCCGTCGAGCAATCATCCCGGTGGAGTGGTAGTCGTTTTCGCAGATGCCAGCACAAGATTTCTGCGCGAAGATATTGATTACCCGACTTATTGCATGTTAATGACACCTGACGGCATGAAGGCCACCACTTGGTCACACACCGTGGCCGGCGTCAGTTGGCAATCGTTTTATCCGCTGCAAGACGGTTCGTACTAAGGGGCAACCGTTGACGTTTGCATGCGCAACTGCTGCACATGCGCGGCATTGTGAAAGAAGGCCGCGTGCTGCGGGTCAAATTGTTCTCCCTCCGTCAGCAACGTTTCCGCCTCGGCAAAACGGTGGGCATCGCACAAAGCCAGTGCCCAGTTGTTGATGGCCGCCAACAAATTTTCTCGCGCCAGCAAATTCTCTGAATCCAACAGCAGTGCCTTGCGATTGACCGCCACGGCCTCTGCAAAGCGCCGTTCGTTGAACGCATCAATACCACGGTTGTAGTAAATCATGGCCACTAGTCCGCAAGGCGAAACAGCACGGGCCGTGCCAATTGCCTGCAAGTCGGCGATGTATTTCCGCACTGCCGCTTGCCACACCGGGCAGGTCGCTTCCACTTCGTACTGCTGGCCGCCGCAATCGACAACGGCCCGGACGTGCCCGGGCAGCTCGATCGCTTGCGCGGGAATGTTTAACTCCGCCGCCAGAGCGACAAATAGCAGCGTGGCGCTGGCACAGTTGTACACGCCGGTTTGCAAGGTCGTGGCCAAATTCGTGGCATTGGCGTTGTACCCACCCTGAAGCAATCGCTCGTGCAAAACATGGTGAATTATTTCAATCCGCAAGAGCGGACTTTCAGCATGCATCGCCAAGGCAGCCGCTTCATCGCACGCTGCAAAAAACTGCTGGCGATAACGATTCATTCCTGCTGCATCTTCCACGCCGCTGGCAATTAAAGCCGCATCCACGAGCGATAACCGGTGCAGCCCCCCATCCGCGCAATCCAGGAACAATTCGCGTTCGACCAAAGAAAAGTCCAGGGCATTCGTCAGTGGATTTCCAGGCGCCATCCCAATGGCCGGACGTTCGGCCGGAAAGCGGCCATCGGAAGCACGCGCAACCCACGGCGCAGCTGTCAAAAGCACAAATGCCGCGGTGAATGCCAAACGAGCCTGCATGGCCTAAGCAATTCTCAGGGAGCCGGTGGTGACGCTTATACCGACGGTGCCCAGCGCGCAAGCTTACGCGCCGGTTATGCAAAGCTAGGTTGCAAAATGGCAACGTGCTGCAAAACGGCAACTTTTTTTGCCGCCATAACCGGAATAAAGCTAAATAGCCCGACTGTGTCAGTCGGGCGGGCGTGGGCTGCCCGTCATTTCGCCGAGTCCAGGCGCTTAATCAAAGTCACTTGCCGCCCATCTGCCGCGTATTGCACGTCGTCCATGAAAGTGCGCATCAACAGCAAGCCACGACCGCTTTCCCGCTCCAAATTGGCCGGATCGGTCGGGTCGGGCACGTCGGCCGGATTAAAGCCCCGGCCTTCGTCGCGAATGACAAAACTCGCCTCTTTCGGACTAACCGACACCTGAAAATGAATTCGCCGATCGCGATACGGGGCCTGCTTCCGGCGCTGCTCGATCAAATTTCCATTGCCGTTGCTGATCATGCCGCTGCGGGCTTCGCGAAGTTGATCGGCCGACAATTCCAGGTTGCCATGATACAAAGCGTTCAAGAGCGCCTCTTCCAGGGCAATCCCCACGCGAATGCGGCCGGTTTCATCGCACAATTTCATGCGCGTGACCAGCCGTTGGCAATGATCGACCAGCGGATACACCAACGCGGTGTCATTATCCAAGACAAAATCGTTAGCGGTGCGGTGCAGGCATTCTCCGAGCCGCTCGTTGTGCCGATCGGCTTTGGAAACCGCCAACACCGATTCCAGCACCTCGGGCAATTCCTGCGCCAGCTTGGGCTTGGGCACGTAGCTAGATGCGCCGCGGGCCAGCGCTTGCACGGCAATATCTTCGCTGCCGTGGGCCGTCATCAAAATGACCGGCACCAAGGGGAATCGGCTGCGCACGGCCCCCACCAATTCCAAGCCGTCCATTTTTGGCATTTGCAAATCGGTCAGCACGGCATCAGGCGGCGAATTTTGAATTTTCTCCAGCGCCTCGGCGCCGTTGGTCGCATATTCGACTTTCAAGCCTGAACATTTTTCCAAAATGCCGCCGGCTAAGCGCCGGTCAACCGGCGAATCGTCGACAACCAGTACCGTAGGCATGGTACACCCCGGGTCACGATGACGAGATGAGCGGTTCCAAACCAACAGTGTGGGGCAAAACCGCGCCGCGGTCAACTAGCCGAATAATGGGATTAGTGTGCATCTCGTATTTTTGTAGCATCTTCAACATAGCCGGAAGGCCACGCCTTCCGGACCCGGATGCTATGAGCATCCTGCTACCACGAATCGCTCAATCGCTGGGGCTAAAACACAGCTTACCGCACTTAGCACGGCTGCTTGGCAAATTCCGCCAATGCCGGGGTTAGTTGATCCAGCTCGGCCTGGAGCCGGGGCCAGAGAATAATTGCCCCCTGCAGATTTTGCCCCCGCGCCAAATCTTCCACTTGCTGGGCCAACTGCTGCGCACTTCCGGCCGCCAAGTGCCCCAGGGCTCCTTTCAAGGTATGTGCCGCTCGCCGCAGACCGGGTAAATCGCCGGCGTCAATTGCGGTTCCAATTTCACCGCGTAACTTCGGACACTCTTCCCGGAAGATATCGATCAGTTCACCTAAAAGCTGCCGATTGCCGTCCAGCGATTCCAGCGCCTGCCGCCAATTGATGCCGTTGTTGCTGCTGCCGGGCGAACCGTTGCCGGCCGGCGTCTCCGGCAACTTTTCTTCCGACGGCGGCGGCCCGCCGGCCGTGGCTGAAACGACCGAATGAATCACGCGCATTAGTTCCTTGGAACGAATGGGCTTGGTCACGTAGGCATCCATGCCCGACGACAGGCAGCGATCGCGGTCTCCCTTCATCGCATGGGCCGTAAGAGCCACAATCGGCACGTGCCCTCCCGCCGATTGTTCGTATTCTCGAATGGCACGCGTGGCTTCCAAACCGTCCATCTCGGGCATTTGCACATCCATTAACACTAAGTTGAACGGCTGCTTTTTGAAAATTGCAATGGCTTGCCGGCCATTGGAAGCGACGGTCACACGGTGGCCCCCTTTTTCCAGCATCGCCATGGCCACACGTTGATTTACCGGGCTATCTTCCGCCAGCAGCACATGGAGCGACCGCTGGGGAAGGGCGGCTTCGTGCGGCATGGCCTCCGCATGCGTTTCATGTTCTACCAGCGGCCCCAGCGCCGCCATCATGGCATCGAGCAGTTCGGAAGGCTTAATAGGCTTGGCCAAATAGGCTTGAATTCCCAAGCGCCGGCAGCGTTCCGAATCGTCCGGTCGGCGCATCGCGCTGAGCATCATAATGGTAGTGGCGCGCAGGTTGGTGTCGCTGCCGATTTGCTCGGCCAGCCAAAAGCCATCATGGCCGGGCATGGCGGCATCGACCAACACGAGCTGAAACGGCCGGCCCGCGGCAATTCCGCCACGCAATTCCGCCACGGCGGCATCGGCACTGGCCACGCTGGTGGCAGCGATGCCCCAGCTATGCATAATTTCGTTAAGAATTCCGCGATGCGTGGCGTTATCGTCGACAATTAGCACTCGCAAATCGCGCAATTCCTGCCAGGGCTGATCGTGGGGTTCGTCGTCGAGAACTTCCGCCGGCAGTCCAAACCGGGCCGTGAAGTGGAACGTGCTGCCGGCGCCTGCCGTGCTTTCCAACCACAATCGGCCCCCCAGCAGCTCGACAATTTTGCTGGAAATGGTTAGGCCCAACCCGGTGCCGCCGTAACGGCGCGTGGTGGAAGAATCTGCCTGCTCGAATGCCTCGAACACCAATCGCTGCTTTTCTTCCGGAATGCCAATGCCCGTATCGACAATGCTGAATTGAAGCACGACTTGCCGACCAAATAGGGCCGCCGCGCGCTGCTGCGTGAGAATGGCAAACCCGCCGCTTTCGGTAGACGAACGATTACCCCCGCCGTCTGCGAAGGCGCTGCCCGCCGTTGTGGCCGCTGTGTGCGGAGCGGCCGAAGAAAGCTGTTGGCCGGGCGCCGCGGCGGCACTGATCGTCGGAGCGCCAGATTCTTTGAACGTTTGCACTCGCAGCACTACTTCTCCACGGTCGGTGAATTTGATGGCGTTGCCGACCAGGTTGATGATGATTTGCCGCAGCCGTGCCGGATCGCCCACCACCACTTCCGGCACATCGGGCTGCATGCGCCAGGCCAGCTCCAGCCCTTTTTTGTCGGCCCGCAGCGCGAGCAACTTCAAGGCGTCCCCCAGCACTTCGCCTAGTTCGAAGGGAATGAACTCCAAGTCCAGCTTGCCGGCTTCCACTTTCGACAAATCGAGCACGTCGTTGATGAGGCTCAGCAGCGAATCGGCCGATTCGTTGACCATCATCACGTATTCGCGCTGGTCGCTGGTGAGGGGCATATCCAGCAGCAGTTCCGACATGCCGATAATGCCGTTCATGGGCGTGCGAATTTCGTGGCTCATGTTGGCCACAAATACGCTTTTGGCGCGATTCGCCGCTTCGGCCGCATCTTTCGCCTGCTGCGTAGCTTTTTCCGCCAACACACGATCGGTTACGTCCCACGACATGCCTTGCGTGCCGACGGCATCACCTTGTGCGTTGAGCACCGGCGCCTTGAAGACTTGAATGTACCGCTTTTTGCCGTCGCTGCCTTGAAATTCCTCAATGGCCTCGAACACCTGCTTGGAATCGACCACCCGGTGATCGTCGCGCTGGTATTTGGCCGCCAAATGCGGCGGCGAGAAATCAAAATCGTTCTTGCCGACAATTTCCTCCAGCGGTCGGCCGTGGCTGCGGCACAGGTTTCGATTGGCGAAGGTGAATCGCCCTTGCAAATCTTTGCTCCAAGTGCGCAGCGGCAAATTTTCGACCAGGGAATAGAAACGCGCTTCCGCATCGCGCAAAGCCTGTTCGGCGTTTTTCTGGGCCGTAATGTCAGTCGACACGCCTCCCACTGCATAGGGCTGCCCTTGCGGATCGAGTAGCGCAAATTTGTTGGAAATATAAGTGTGCAAGCCATCGTCATGCTGCACGGGCTCTTCCACCTCAACCGGCAGTCCGGTTGCTAAAACCCGTTGATCGTTTTCGCGGTAGGCATTGGCATCGTTTGATGGAAACAATTCCTGGTCGCTCTTGCCCAGTACTTCCTGCCGCGACTTTTTGAACAACTGTTCGAAACGCCGGTTCACCAGCACGTACCGCCCGAGCGGATCCTTCATGTACACCACGTTGGAAGTGTTGTCCAAAATTGCCTGCAGTCGCTGCTCGCTTTCTCGTAGCGACACCGTCACGCGCCGCGCCAACGCAATGGCCGCCGCCCGGCGTGCGCCCCCCGACCACAAAATGCCAGACATCAAGATGCTCAGCATCACCCCGCCCCACAACACGACTTGCGGCGTGAGATGGTCTATCTCCGCGTTTTCAAACTCCGGCAGCGAATAAAACGAAAAATCCCAAGTTCGATCGCGCTGGGTAATCGGTGCACGGCGATGGAACAGCGCGGCGTTGGAAGCCTTTTCCGTTGCCGTTGCCGAAGCCGCATACGGATAAACCAACTTCCGCTCCCCTTTGGGATCAATCTCATAGGCCGATTCCACGCCCACCGATTGCAGTTCAATGGGGGAAACAACGTCGTTCAACGAACTATCGGAGGTGTCAGGGAGTTGCCGCAAAGCCCGAGCCAGCGATGGCGCAATCAAGTTCGTTTCCGCTAGAAAGGCTTGTTCGGCGCGCGCGTGAACAAGTTGCACGGCCCAAAAATACGCCCACACCGTGCCGGCCAATCCCAGAATCAATACCGCCAGCGGCACTCCGTAGCGCCACCATGTCGCCAACGGCGCCAATTCGCCGACCTCTCGGCTGACAACGCCTCCGGGCGAGGAGAGCCAGTCGTTATCTTTCATCGCGAGTTCCTTCCGCGGCGCACACGGTCATCTCGCGAGTTGGTCCCCTCGCTGGATGACGGAGAGCCAC encodes the following:
- a CDS encoding response regulator, which produces MPTVLVVDDSPVDRRLAGGILEKCSGLKVEYATNGAEALEKIQNSPPDAVLTDLQMPKMDGLELVGAVRSRFPLVPVILMTAHGSEDIAVQALARGASSYVPKPKLAQELPEVLESVLAVSKADRHNERLGECLHRTANDFVLDNDTALVYPLVDHCQRLVTRMKLCDETGRIRVGIALEEALLNALYHGNLELSADQLREARSGMISNGNGNLIEQRRKQAPYRDRRIHFQVSVSPKEASFVIRDEGRGFNPADVPDPTDPANLERESGRGLLLMRTFMDDVQYAADGRQVTLIKRLDSAK
- a CDS encoding DUF1559 domain-containing protein; protein product: MKLRKFDVLSLHAGHILGNVKKQNRPAFTLVELLVVITIIGMLAALLFPAVNSAREAAHRVTCMNNQRNFALAMHEHNFFHTDDGYFPGYRQILKVTDATTGNTTDLAVVNWQVILMQHMRPDVYQAITTGAMGQSTSATPQLPYWDISVCPSDSTIQGHTSPWTSYVANTGLIDSPAPNSSGTYTVNIGGNPLPTWTPPPFPIESTANGIFQDAVLGATVTVIAGTPPSVTVVQPKVKVDFRDSRSTTLMFTENLDAHFYTAYDSTNNTIPLLTVPTTAGTVTAAQQGQWLSYLNQQQYGDCWERGAGFIWWDTSTANSANPPSYPTNTAPPYVVAGINGAKGDYDPGSLGWPANPSDALTAPVNPPTVPTVNSNYAARPSSNHPGGVVVVFADASTRFLREDIDYPTYCMLMTPDGMKATTWSHTVAGVSWQSFYPLQDGSY
- a CDS encoding response regulator, with the protein product MKDNDWLSSPGGVVSREVGELAPLATWWRYGVPLAVLILGLAGTVWAYFWAVQLVHARAEQAFLAETNLIAPSLARALRQLPDTSDSSLNDVVSPIELQSVGVESAYEIDPKGERKLVYPYAASATATEKASNAALFHRRAPITQRDRTWDFSFYSLPEFENAEIDHLTPQVVLWGGVMLSILMSGILWSGGARRAAAIALARRVTVSLRESEQRLQAILDNTSNVVYMKDPLGRYVLVNRRFEQLFKKSRQEVLGKSDQELFPSNDANAYRENDQRVLATGLPVEVEEPVQHDDGLHTYISNKFALLDPQGQPYAVGGVSTDITAQKNAEQALRDAEARFYSLVENLPLRTWSKDLQGRFTFANRNLCRSHGRPLEEIVGKNDFDFSPPHLAAKYQRDDHRVVDSKQVFEAIEEFQGSDGKKRYIQVFKAPVLNAQGDAVGTQGMSWDVTDRVLAEKATQQAKDAAEAANRAKSVFVANMSHEIRTPMNGIIGMSELLLDMPLTSDQREYVMMVNESADSLLSLINDVLDLSKVEAGKLDLEFIPFELGEVLGDALKLLALRADKKGLELAWRMQPDVPEVVVGDPARLRQIIINLVGNAIKFTDRGEVVLRVQTFKESGAPTISAAAAPGQQLSSAAPHTAATTAGSAFADGGGNRSSTESGGFAILTQQRAAALFGRQVVLQFSIVDTGIGIPEEKQRLVFEAFEQADSSTTRRYGGTGLGLTISSKIVELLGGRLWLESTAGAGSTFHFTARFGLPAEVLDDEPHDQPWQELRDLRVLIVDDNATHRGILNEIMHSWGIAATSVASADAAVAELRGGIAAGRPFQLVLVDAAMPGHDGFWLAEQIGSDTNLRATTIMMLSAMRRPDDSERCRRLGIQAYLAKPIKPSELLDAMMAALGPLVEHETHAEAMPHEAALPQRSLHVLLAEDSPVNQRVAMAMLEKGGHRVTVASNGRQAIAIFKKQPFNLVLMDVQMPEMDGLEATRAIREYEQSAGGHVPIVALTAHAMKGDRDRCLSSGMDAYVTKPIRSKELMRVIHSVVSATAGGPPPSEEKLPETPAGNGSPGSSNNGINWRQALESLDGNRQLLGELIDIFREECPKLRGEIGTAIDAGDLPGLRRAAHTLKGALGHLAAGSAQQLAQQVEDLARGQNLQGAIILWPRLQAELDQLTPALAEFAKQPC